The Sporomusaceae bacterium FL31 sequence GCAATCGAGTCAGCCTGTTCAATCCCTTCTAATAGGGTACGTCCTGTTGTGGTTAAAATGGCTCCGCCCCCATAAGCTGCATCGATATGCAGCCATAAATGATGCAGCTTACAAAGATCAGCCAACTGCCTGATAGGATCAACAGAACCTGTATTGGTTGAGCCAACCTGAGCGACTACACAAAATGGCGCAAAACCAGCAGCCATGTCTTGCTTGATTGCTTCCTCCAGCGCCTTAATATCCATTCTAAAGTGAGAGTCGGTCGGAATTCGTCTCACAGCTTGACTGCCAATACCAAGTACGGCAGCTGCTCTTTCAACCGAAGAATGCCCCTGATCAGACACATACATAACAGGACGTTTAGTCATGCCGTAAATGCCCTGTTTCATGGCTCCCGGAAAATGAACTTCTCTAGCCACAGCAAGCCCAATGATGGTAGCCGCCGTACCACCGCTTGTTAAGATTCCGCCAAAATTTTTCTGATATCCAAACATTTCTCCAAACCATTTGATCACAAGTTCTTCAACCACTGTCGCAGCGGGGCTGCTCTTATACATGGCGGGTATTTGATTCACCGCCACACTTAACAGTTCTCCCAAGGTTCCAGCCGGTGAAGGGCTTGTCAGCAGCCAGGCTAAGAAGCGCGGATGTCCCATTTTTACACAATAGGGAACAATTTTTCCATTAAACTGATCAAGCAATGTATTCATATCCATACTTGCAGTTGGAAGTCCCTCTTCCAGCAAGACAGCAAGTTCTGAGTAGCTTATTCGAGGGGCTACAGGGTTATGGGTAATATTCTTTGTATAATGCTGGATCATCTCAAATACTTTATGAAGCTGTTGATCAAAATCAGCCAAATCCAGTGTCTTTGTTGTCGCCATACACGCTCATACCTCCTAAAGAGTTCCTATGACAGCATCGTTTAATCCACCCTTCCCTATTTCACCCACTGCCAGCAAAAACCTCTATTTGCTGCCTGGATTACCGCTTCAGAAAAGCATGTCGAAAAAAGAGGTTTTAGTGTAACTGTAACAGAATAGTTATACCAAAAATATTCGCGGGGTGAGCATAATGGGTTCGACAGATGAGAGTGATTTTGCTAAGTTTCTTTTGAATCAAATGCCCTTGCCGGTTGCCATTGCAAACTCAGAGGTCGAAGTAGAGGCCATTAATACTGCTGCCCAGAAATTTTTCTGTTTATCTGCAAACGAAGCAAAGCTGCGTAGATGCGGCGAAGTGATCCAATGTATTCATGCGTCACAGCCTGAGAAGTGCGGCGGTACACCTGCGTGCAAGAGCTGTGTATTGCGCTGCAGTGTTCTCAAATCCTTCGAAGGAAAAACCGTGTCTAGAAATAAAGGCTTCTTTCATATCACCAAAGATGATGAATTAAAATGCTTAACCGTTCTAGTTACCACCGCTCCTATCGACTATCACGATACTCCCATGGTGATTATATTAATTGAAGATATTTCATTAATTACTGAGCTCCAAGGGTTATTGCCAATATGTTCTGTTTGTCATCATATCCGTAACGAACAAGGTGAATGGCTTTCCCTAGAAAGTTATATCAAGCAGCACAGCGAAGCAGAACTGACGCATGACTATTGCCCAGACTGCATTGCGCAGGCAAAATCTCGATCAGAAAAGGTTTGATGATCCTTCCTCTATACCCAGGAAAAATCCCAGAAGTCCAAAAACGAGACTTCTGGGATTTGCTCCATTCAATCATCATGCTAAACTTTGATAATAGCCTTCCAAAGCTTGGTGCAGCGCGTGATAATCGGCTGTCTTTAAATCACCCGCTGTTTCCTTTAGTAAGGCATAGTCGAAATGATCGTTAAGCTTTGCCTGAACCAGTGTTCATATTTCAAAAACAGCCTGTTATTCACATTAAAGCGGTGAACCTCAGGAGTTGCCTGGTAACTGCTCGGGGCAACCGGACTCCCCTGCAGAATGGCCTTAATATAATCAATATTACGTTGAATCAGAGCATGGTCAACAATGCCCGAATGGGCAGAAATCTTAACCTTTGCCGGAAAGCTTTTAATAAATTCCAGTGTTTTGATATACATTTCTAAATCACTAAAATCTAAATAAGGAATTGGCTCTTCCACCAAGTCCCCAACAAAGAGCACCTGGTCTTTTTTATCAAAGCAAACAGCCGAATCGACAGTATGCCCCGGTGTATAAATAAACTCAAGCTCAGCCTCTTCGAAGCTTAGTCTTTCACTAAACGTCAGATTAGGCAGCACTAAGTCGATAGTACCCTGATGATATTCAGTAAGTTTGGCTAATTCAAAAGCCCCTATTTGCTGCATTCTTTTACGGCATAGCTCGTGGCCAATAATCCAGGCATTCTCGAAGGCACAATTTCCCCAAATATGATCCCAGTCAGAATGTGAATTAAACAAAATCATAGGCTGCTGTGTAGTGGAGTGCTGTGACATATAGGCTTTAACAGCTTCCATAGACAGCGGACCCAAGTGCGTATCACACAAAAACCATTCCCGCTCAGTTTGAATTAAATAAACCGATATATGATCTTCAAAGGTAATTAGCTTGCCTCTGCTGCCCACCGGGCGGACTTCCCTGATATTCATAGACACCTCCCAAGCTTGCCCTATCCTTTAAATCATTGCAAGTTTGCACTGTTAAACAAAAAACAATTTGTGGTATGATCATTAACCATGCCTGTCGCTTGCATAAAGGCATAGCAGATGGTTGACCCCACAAACTTAAAGCCAAGTTTGCGCAAGGTTTTGCTCATAGCATCAGACTCCGGCGTTGTAGCCGGGATTTCAGATAAGTGCTGCCATTGATTAATCTTCGGCTTTCCGTCCACAAATTGCCAAATAAAAGCACTAAAGCTGCCCTGTTCCTGGATAGCCAAAAACTGCTTAGCATTCTCAATTACGGCTTTAATTTTCAAGCGATTGCGGATGATTCCCGGATTATTCATCAGTTCATTGATTTTCTGTTCGTCGTAGTGAGCAATTTTATGGGCATCAAATCCATCAAAAGCCTGACGAAAGTTCTCGCGTTTTCTCAATACGGTAATCCAGCTAAGACCAGCCTGCATTCCTTCCAGAATTAGCATCTCAAACAGCTTCTGGTCATCATAGGTGGGAATTCCCCATTCCTCATCATGGTAACGGATATACAATTCATCCTGACTAACCCAAGCGCACCGCTGCTGCATAGCTACCTCCTAAGAAAAATCATTTGACTGTTATGATTCAACGATAAAATTTTGTCACTTTATCATTAGAAATATTATAGCATCAAAAATTCTCCTCAGTAAAACATTTCAGGATTGACCGAGATTCATGGCTGCTTGTCCATCAATAAAGAATCAACCTAGCTAAAAAACTGCAGGTGGTAATGCATATGGAAATTCGTCAACTTAAAACTTTTGTTACTATCGTAAAATTACTCAGTTTCACAAAAGCCGCTAATGAGCTTGGCTATGCCCAGTCGACAATTACTGGTCATATTCAGACCCTTGAGGAAGAGTTTGGCACGATGTTGTTTGAACGTTTGAGCAAGCAGATTAAATTAACAAAAGACGGCGAGAATTTGTATGCCTATGCGGAGCAAATTTTGAAACTTGCTGATGAAGCAAAAGATCTTATTTCCAGCTCGGTAAATCCCAAAGGATCACTCATGATTGGTACCGCAGAGTCGCTTTGCACCCATCGTTTGACAGAGGTATTTAAAACCTTTCGTTCACGCTACCCACGCGTTGAATTCTCCTTTCGTTTTGACACTTGCGCAGATTACCGAACCCATTTGCGCAAGAACACCGCTGATGTTATTTTTATTCTTGACGTACCTTTTACTGAGAATGATCTTATAACCCAGGTCTTATTTGAAGAACCGATGGCTATGATCGTCGCACCAGATCACCCTTTAGCTGTGAAGCAGGCAATTGGTCCGCAAGATTTGAATGGTCAAGCGCTGGTTTTGACTGACAGCGACTGCAGCTACCGACGAATCCTTGAAAGTATTCTCGCCCAAGCCGGAGTCAAACCAGCCTCCGTTTTAGGAGTCAATAGCACCGAAGTCAT is a genomic window containing:
- a CDS encoding LysR family transcriptional regulator, which gives rise to MEIRQLKTFVTIVKLLSFTKAANELGYAQSTITGHIQTLEEEFGTMLFERLSKQIKLTKDGENLYAYAEQILKLADEAKDLISSSVNPKGSLMIGTAESLCTHRLTEVFKTFRSRYPRVEFSFRFDTCADYRTHLRKNTADVIFILDVPFTENDLITQVLFEEPMAMIVAPDHPLAVKQAIGPQDLNGQALVLTDSDCSYRRILESILAQAGVKPASVLGVNSTEVIKRFVSDSWGIGFVPQVTVCQELTNRQLLALPWVGPSFNIHAQLLYHKDKWQSPALRAFIDVTLETLKLKPDC
- a CDS encoding pyridoxal-dependent decarboxylase — protein: MATTKTLDLADFDQQLHKVFEMIQHYTKNITHNPVAPRISYSELAVLLEEGLPTASMDMNTLLDQFNGKIVPYCVKMGHPRFLAWLLTSPSPAGTLGELLSVAVNQIPAMYKSSPAATVVEELVIKWFGEMFGYQKNFGGILTSGGTAATIIGLAVAREVHFPGAMKQGIYGMTKRPVMYVSDQGHSSVERAAAVLGIGSQAVRRIPTDSHFRMDIKALEEAIKQDMAAGFAPFCVVAQVGSTNTGSVDPIRQLADLCKLHHLWLHIDAAYGGGAILTTTGRTLLEGIEQADSIATDPHKWFFTPAEAGCVLIKNKQQLYDTFKGHEGSLADEAAPDLMNYGLQCTRASKAFKIWFAFKAYGLHTIAQIVEQNMAMAQSFKTKLAETKGWHILAPVALSVVCFRYVPDQELTALQLNELQLQLLKVVEDSGEAFFTAAGLRGTVVLRVCFANHRTTMHDMEMVIGLLNKAVASTLGHSN
- a CDS encoding DNA-3-methyladenine glycosylase I; translated protein: MQQRCAWVSQDELYIRYHDEEWGIPTYDDQKLFEMLILEGMQAGLSWITVLRKRENFRQAFDGFDAHKIAHYDEQKINELMNNPGIIRNRLKIKAVIENAKQFLAIQEQGSFSAFIWQFVDGKPKINQWQHLSEIPATTPESDAMSKTLRKLGFKFVGSTICYAFMQATGMVNDHTTNCFLFNSANLQ
- a CDS encoding MBL fold metallo-hydrolase — encoded protein: MNIREVRPVGSRGKLITFEDHISVYLIQTEREWFLCDTHLGPLSMEAVKAYMSQHSTTQQPMILFNSHSDWDHIWGNCAFENAWIIGHELCRKRMQQIGAFELAKLTEYHQGTIDLVLPNLTFSERLSFEEAELEFIYTPGHTVDSAVCFDKKDQVLFVGDLVEEPIPYLDFSDLEMYIKTLEFIKSFPAKVKISAHSGIVDHALIQRNIDYIKAILQGSPVAPSSYQATPEVHRFNVNNRLFLKYEHWFRQSLTIISTMPY